The Lacipirellula parvula genome window below encodes:
- a CDS encoding DUF11 domain-containing protein, producing the protein MAPFRFSPQSLFRKFAPARAAKPLAKGLRRKQGFGFESLESRQMMAADMAEIVGTVRLDVQNDGNAANDTLVAGATVQLYRDNGNGTFDASDVAIGGVATTDAFGQYRFSGLGAGKYFAKLTLPSAYQTKSGGGLQEINITADESNGTIGQTIDDFESNQIAGAAPPLPSSDNSTKADPGVMGGERDLHVVLTEGTDIYSSVSLISGGGFLRLASGSMVKGNAKVVWDGQDNSATSLNPTGLGGLDFRSFNGNTMTGIVLKVGADHPNSVVKLKVYTNAGKWTEFTATVPETNGGAATAQLTFNFSGPASSSSGGGVDWSNVGAIELTFEGVTAVDGMVSLVGVIGLTTKTADFTAYERINLGDRVWNDANNNGTLDGSEQGIGNVKLNLFIDADNNNQFTPGVDTFVATTTTNGTGHYQFTDLLPGKYIVQVDAANFGAGQALEGLKPSSGVAADPDNGVDNDNNGALLAGQGVVSQGLSLIAANMTVDFGFFGFDLVLDKSIDQTSASPTETLDYTVRIVNDGPSTAMNVSFLDTLPDGVTYKSLTIDKAGISLTHSNGKITGNLGNMAAGEVIIIKIKVDVKANATGSLLNKAEVSAPNEEYTLNNKDEVEIPVIPKIDLAIDKIDSRDPVAPGEIFYYTVTVTNNGPSIATGVKVVDTLPASGVAYMSTSRALESHLGRELTYNLGTMAPGDVVTFTIYVQVDQGFSGTLLNEITVAGNEIEITYANNKDTEPTVVKVDPASLNGYVYVDKNNNGVKEAGEQPIAGVLMTLNGIDIFGTSVSRTTYTNASGYYSFDNLTPGTYNVLQTQPTKYKDGKDAVGNTFNQLGEMLIGQNGFLGLDMNDQDTADADSIQQITLNGGHAAKDYNFGELAVSTSKVDFIRPIFYR; encoded by the coding sequence ATGGCGCCATTCCGTTTCAGTCCGCAGTCGCTGTTCCGCAAGTTTGCCCCGGCTCGCGCTGCCAAGCCGCTCGCCAAGGGCCTTCGCCGCAAGCAGGGCTTCGGCTTCGAGTCGCTTGAATCGCGGCAGATGATGGCGGCCGACATGGCCGAAATCGTCGGCACCGTGCGGCTCGACGTGCAGAACGACGGCAACGCGGCGAATGACACGCTCGTCGCTGGGGCCACGGTTCAGCTCTACCGCGACAACGGCAACGGCACGTTCGACGCGAGCGACGTGGCCATCGGCGGCGTCGCGACGACCGACGCCTTCGGCCAATATCGTTTCAGCGGCCTCGGCGCCGGCAAGTACTTTGCCAAGCTGACGCTGCCCTCGGCTTACCAAACGAAGTCGGGCGGCGGGCTGCAAGAAATCAACATCACGGCCGACGAGTCGAACGGTACCATTGGCCAGACGATCGACGACTTCGAGTCGAACCAAATCGCCGGCGCCGCGCCTCCGCTGCCGTCGAGCGACAATTCAACGAAGGCCGACCCCGGCGTCATGGGCGGCGAGCGCGACCTGCACGTTGTTCTCACCGAAGGGACCGATATCTACTCGTCGGTCTCGCTGATCAGCGGCGGCGGCTTCTTGCGGCTCGCCAGCGGTAGCATGGTGAAGGGCAATGCCAAGGTCGTTTGGGACGGCCAAGACAATAGCGCCACCTCGCTCAACCCGACCGGTCTCGGCGGGCTCGACTTCCGGTCGTTCAACGGCAACACGATGACCGGCATCGTGCTGAAGGTGGGCGCCGATCATCCGAACAGCGTCGTCAAGCTGAAGGTTTACACGAACGCCGGCAAGTGGACCGAGTTCACCGCCACCGTGCCGGAAACGAACGGCGGCGCCGCAACGGCCCAACTCACGTTCAACTTCTCCGGCCCAGCCAGCAGCAGCTCGGGCGGCGGCGTCGATTGGAGCAACGTCGGCGCCATCGAGCTCACCTTCGAAGGCGTCACCGCCGTCGACGGCATGGTCTCGCTGGTCGGCGTCATCGGCCTCACGACGAAGACCGCCGACTTCACCGCTTACGAGCGGATCAACCTTGGCGATCGCGTCTGGAACGATGCGAACAACAACGGTACGCTCGACGGCAGCGAACAAGGGATCGGCAACGTCAAGCTGAACCTGTTCATCGACGCCGACAACAACAACCAATTCACGCCTGGCGTCGACACCTTCGTGGCGACGACGACGACCAACGGCACGGGCCATTACCAGTTCACCGATCTGCTGCCCGGCAAGTACATCGTGCAGGTCGACGCGGCGAACTTCGGCGCCGGCCAGGCTCTTGAAGGCCTCAAACCAAGCTCGGGCGTTGCGGCTGATCCCGACAACGGCGTCGACAACGATAACAACGGCGCCCTGCTCGCCGGCCAAGGAGTCGTCAGCCAGGGCCTGTCGCTGATCGCCGCCAACATGACGGTCGACTTCGGTTTCTTCGGCTTCGACCTGGTGCTCGACAAGTCGATCGATCAAACCAGCGCCTCGCCGACCGAGACGCTGGACTACACGGTTCGCATCGTCAACGACGGTCCCTCGACCGCGATGAACGTGTCGTTCCTCGATACGCTCCCCGATGGCGTGACCTACAAGTCGCTCACCATCGATAAGGCTGGCATCAGCCTCACGCACTCGAACGGCAAGATCACCGGCAACCTCGGCAACATGGCCGCGGGCGAGGTGATCATCATCAAGATCAAGGTCGACGTGAAGGCCAACGCCACCGGTTCGCTGCTCAATAAGGCCGAAGTCAGCGCCCCGAACGAAGAATACACGCTGAATAACAAGGACGAGGTCGAGATCCCGGTGATCCCGAAGATCGACCTCGCCATCGACAAGATCGATAGCCGCGATCCGGTTGCGCCGGGCGAAATCTTCTACTACACGGTGACGGTCACGAACAACGGTCCGTCGATCGCCACGGGCGTGAAGGTCGTCGACACGCTCCCAGCGAGCGGCGTGGCCTACATGTCGACGTCGCGGGCGTTGGAGTCGCACCTGGGGCGCGAGCTGACTTACAACCTCGGCACGATGGCGCCGGGCGACGTCGTCACGTTTACGATCTACGTGCAAGTGGATCAAGGGTTCAGCGGCACGCTGTTGAACGAGATCACGGTCGCGGGCAACGAGATCGAAATCACCTACGCCAATAACAAGGACACTGAGCCGACGGTCGTGAAGGTCGATCCGGCGAGCCTGAATGGCTACGTCTATGTCGACAAGAACAACAACGGCGTCAAGGAAGCGGGCGAGCAACCGATTGCCGGCGTGCTGATGACGCTTAACGGCATCGATATCTTCGGCACGTCGGTGTCGCGTACGACGTACACCAATGCGAGCGGTTACTACAGCTTCGACAATCTGACGCCTGGCACCTACAACGTCCTGCAGACGCAGCCGACGAAGTACAAGGACGGCAAGGATGCAGTAGGTAACACGTTCAATCAGCTCGGCGAAATGCTGATCGGTCAGAACGGCTTTTTGGGGCTTGATATGAATGATCAAGACACTGCCGACGCCGATTCCATCCAGCAGATCACGCTCAATGGCGGCCACGCGGCGAAGGACTACAACTTCGGCGAGCTCGCCGTCTCGACGAGCAAAGTCGATTTCATCCGTCCGATTTTCTACCGCTAA